A single Besnoitia besnoiti strain Bb-Ger1 chromosome Unknown contig00177, whole genome shotgun sequence DNA region contains:
- a CDS encoding uncharacterized protein (encoded by transcript BESB_032480) — MVMKSTRELGSGKQRPSRSKPCIKYSGIQRIFEKPTFVYKLYEYHDIHFGSRLLNVSLYGIHGSDSCWPGTCLVTG, encoded by the exons atggtcatgaaaagcacaagagaacttggatccggtaaacaaagaccttcaagatctaaacca tgcattaagtatagtggtatccagcgtatatttgaaaaaccaacatttgtatacaagctgtacgaatatcatgacattcactttggtagtcgccttcttaatgttagtctgtacggaatacacggatcggattcttgttggcctggcacctgtttagtaactggatga